The nucleotide window attctggatccttatagatagcggagtcgattaagccatgtccgtctatctgtctgtccgtccgtccgtctgttgcaatcaattttctgaagacccaagATATCTTCGggttccaaatcttcaataattctgtcagacatgctttcgagatttcctttcctttcctatttaaaatcagcaaaatcggtccacaaatggctgagatatgaggaaaaaaacaggacaacctcgatttttgacctatatctggattactaagtcattaatatagacaatatggatatctaatgatttgcaacgacgtatataagttggacctacaatggatcaaaattcgctaaaatattttttaacccgattttttttttcaccaaaaaaagttttttgaaatttaaaaaaaaaaaaaaaaatttacaattaaaataaaattttgaatttaaaaaaaaaatttgaaattaaaaaaaaaaattgaaatctaaaaaaaaaatttgaattttaaaaaatttataataacaattagaaaaaaaaaatttacctaaaaatatttaaaatttgtattttgaagtataatttggtgaaggatatataagattcgacacagccgaatatagctctcttacttgtttttattcgaaagatcaataatatttgaaaataatatcgGGAATATGGCCACCTActgttttaaacattatttttgaaatttaaaaaataaaataaaatttaaaataacaattcgaaaaaaaaaagtccaaaaaatttaaaaaaaactataacatagctctcttacttgtttttattcgaaagatcaatacattgcattaatatttgaaaattaaatgaaattaaatgttttatttaaaattgtctcTATTGATTGCAAAAactctttaataaataaaacttgttgctgaaaagcaaataaaacatatttgtttatCTTTCACACACATGATAAATAACCTCataagttatttaaatattcataaatacataaattcatgtTTAATTcatagtaaatatgtatataaatttaaatcaacaCAACACATTACGCTTTAAATAAATAGGGAAAGAAAGCAAACAAAAACGCCTTAAATAAGGAAAATTTTGAGGAGTTTCCTTCCTGAAAACATTCTTGCTTTCTTTAAAACACACACagtatttagaaaataaataatcaaGCATTCAAACAATGTCAACATTACTGACATTTCCCTTTATTTATGCTTATACATTTTAATACGCACACACACACatctaaacatacatacatttttaataatcaaAAGTATTCATTTAATactaaacaacaaacatatCTACACACTCTCTCCAGCAATGACAACTCTGTTTATTATGATAACATagacattaatataaatatgtttttctacacAACAGACACAAATGTTAACTATACATCCACACACACATACTATATACACAActaaaaagaagaagaagatttaataacaaacatacatacatccatacctacataaattaaaggaaaacaaaaatggCTCCCACAGCCACCCTATATTTATACAGTAGAATACCGTTAGGGAAACCAAACACTGAGCAAAATAATTGATTGAGAATTAACAACaaacatacctacatacataaattaaatgaGAACAAAAATTACTCTCCCAGCATCAGCTAATCAATGCTCATACAGTAAAATACCGTTAGAAATAACAAAACACTGagcaaaataattgttttaaatgattatttggttaaaattgtgttaattttcatataatttcttaaatttaagtaaatttttggaatattttaaacattataagCCATATCCTACTGTAATTTTGATTAAACATGAaggattatataaaaaaatatacaaaaatacctGTTATATGCATacaatttatgattttaaaataaactaagattttattttaaatagttgtTAATAGTTGTTGATGCTTTTCTTTTTATCTCATTCTTTTTAATTACCTGTATGTGTGAAACTAAACTAGAAACTATTTATGTAACATAAAACCAaagaactttattttttttttaatttagtttacaaCAAACGAAAaccttttaataataaacttaagGAAACAACTGGCATAATactataatttaattatgttgttaaagcatgttttaattaaaataaaatttaaaactttggcAAATGCTAAACTTTAACTAAAACtgagattaaaaattttaatttaataaaaaattattaaacacttttcaacaaaattgtttaagaaacaaatttaactccttttaaaatataaagttttaactttaacttaatattttaaatatttgaactaacattttttcccttttccagACTAAACGTGCCTCACCGCACATGTTCAAAATGGAAGATCATCAGTCCTATTTACAACAGCATCAACGTAAAGATTCCGCCAGTTCTGAGGTGGCCGCCTTACTTTGCATTTCGGGACGTACCAGCCGCATTTCCAGTGTCGGCAGTCAGGGTTCGGCCGTAAGTCGTCTGTCGGCCGTTTCCGGAGTTTCACGTTCTCCTTCGCCTCATCGCATGCTCTTGGAAACATCTTTCTGTGGACCCAAACCGGTGGAAGGCATTGGCGATGGTTCGGTGGGTACTGTGGTGGAAGCTCCTACAACAGCGGCTCTGCTGGAACAAGTTTTGTTGGCTCGTACTCGTGATCCTACACAAGCTATATTAGCCGAGGGCATAAAGTTGGAGTCATCGCCCAAGAAAAAACCTCCCACTTCGCTGACGAATGGTGATGCCAAGCTGACGGCCAAAATAAAAGCACAAAATCGTCCTGATACAGGAGCCATACAAAAGAGCACCATGGGAGCTCAGCGTAAATCTACCAAGAGTCCGGGCCAAATGATTGTGGGCAAAACACCCAGTGGCACGGAGTATATACGCATTAATCTCAAGCCTGATTTTATGTATGATGACAAAGGCATCGCCTCGAATGAGAAGGTGGTAGAGGCTTCCAACTCTTTGCAGCCCGTTTATGGTGCACGTACGCAAACCAAACCTGCCTCTTTAACACTAACGCAAAAAACGAAGGGTGAGAATTTGTTAACGCCCACCGCCAGTCCTAAGCCTACGCGTAAGGGCGAAGGCAGTCGTTCGCCTTCGCCCGCCACTGTTTCAGTGTCTCGAAAATCTTCATTCAGTTCTTTGTTTCGTTTTGGCGGCGGCAAAGATTCACCCGACTCGCCTCGAGATAGATCCAGGCCACGCAGCAAAAGCAAAGAACGTGGACAAACCCCACAATCACAGAATGCTACACCCAATAAACAGAAATCAGTATTGGCTATTTTTAAGCCGGGCAAACGTGGCAGTTCAGCCGGAGCCGAGGGCTCCAAAACCTCAAAATCTTCATCTCCCACAGATGCCCATGAAATGCAACAGCTGCAGTCCAGAAGCAAATCACATACCCCCGTGGTTACGGCCACGGGCTCCAGACCAAATAGTCGTCTTAAGTATTATGAAGATCCGGTAGAGGGTTATATACACATACCCCTGCATACTCCGCCCGAGGAGAAAGAAACCCGCAAATTATTGCAAAGCATACAACAGCTCAATGCTGAACCAGTAAGACCTCAAGCTACCGCAATAACCATGAGCGATTTAGAGTCAGCCGTAAAGAAACTGAAACCAGTGGCGGCACGCAAGAATTCCGGTTCCGAAACGTCTTCAGTAGTAATCACCCAAAAAGCTCAGCCGTTTCCCCTTAAACGCATCGAAAACCTAGATGCCATACATTCTCTGCCGCAAGAAGACACCAAAGAACGTACTTGGAGTTTGGAGGTAAATAGGCACAGCTCACAAGATTCCCAAGAGACGGTGGGTTCTGGGGAAAGTTATGTCAGTGCCATAAAAGTTTCCACACAACGATCCCACTTGGCCGAGGTTAAAGAACATGTGGTCAACGAAAATGGCATAGAAGCTGAAGCCGAAATACATCGTCTGCCTTCACAGGAGAGTACTACCAGTGCCGCTGAAGTGAGAGTAGTGGAAACCAAGGCTACCATCAACAGCTCAGCTGTGGCAGATGACACGGCCGCCAAGGAGAGAAGAAGATTAATGTTTGCCACTCGTGTGGGTTCTGGCAGTCAAGAGCAAATATTCGCCACGCAATTTAGTATATCCAAAACCGAAAGTATCTCTAGTCACATGTCGGAACAAACTCAGGACACCTTGTCCGAGTCCACCACGGAAAATTTACGCAGACAAAATACTGTTATTAAAAAGTCTCCCGAAGATGTGGTAGAGCCAGCAGTCCTCGAAAGAAAGgattcttttaaaaaacaacCCCAAGCCATAGCACAAATTGAAGAGCAAAGGGAAATCTTTCACAAATCCGAAACGAAAGAGTCCTTGAGAAGAGAAGAAACCATGGAAAGACAGATTACTGTGCGCAAGAAGTCGGTGTCAACTTCGGAAGATGAAAAGGTAAAACCCTTAGCAACCAGCCAGCCACCCGTGGTAATGAGAAGAAAGCCTTCCGGGGGGACAGGAATAGCAATAGCAGCAGAAGAAAAACACAGATACCAGTCAAGATCTACATCAGAAGATGACATTGAGGTGGCCACCGCCAATCACAGACACTCTagatatttggaaaattttgatgTGCGCAAGAAATATCATGAAAATATTCCAGGAGTGGCACGTAAACCACGCAAACAGAGTGGTGCGGCTGATGTAAACCCACCTGAAAGCAAATTACATGCACAAGATCAAACAAACAAAGAGCAATATCAACGTAAAGGAAAACCACAGCTGCCTCAACCACCACCACCCTCCACGGAACCCTCTCCTCTGCACACCCCATCTCCCTCGGTAGTAGAAGCTGCCTCCTCACCAACCTCTAGCCAGCACAGAAGTGAGCCACGCTCGCACTCACAATCACCAGTAGATAAAGCACGACAAACTCCCCCCAAGCCGCCTAGGACTTCCACACCCACAAGACGTTCTCAAACAGAATCACCCACTAACAAACCAAACACCACGGTGACACAGCACACAACCAGGAAACATCACACCCACATAGACAGATCATCGGTATTTTCCACCGACGAACCGGTGGAGTCATCGGAAAGTGAACGCGATTCCGATATGACGGCTCTGGAATCAAAACGACGCCATTTGGCCTTAAATGTGGGCTGCATAGAAGATCATGAGAGCACAGGCCTGGTATCCCAAGAATCCTTTGACGACGAGCTTCCCTATATACCTACCACTTTGCCTGAGGAAAAAGCCCAGGGTATAGCAATTATACCCATGAAGGAGAGAATCAACATGGAAGTCAAAACTTGCCCTTTAGATAGACCACGCTCTACAACACCCCTTAATCCCTCGCACTTGGAAGAATACATAGGCGGCGGCATAGGTGTTAATACACCAGACTCGCCGTTTGAATTTGCCGGCTCGGTGCCTGTAAGAGGAGAGAAATTGCGCATAAGTCTGCCTAGGAAAGACTCCAAAAAGGATGTGCAAAGTTCCAAGTCACCGCGGCGTGTTTCAAATGCCAGTGGCAAGTCATGGTTTGAGTTTGCCGAAGAGGGCCTTAGAGCCACCGCACATTTAGAACGCAAAGACTCTAATAAACAACTAATGCAACAACAGAAGCCACCACCTCCTCCTCCACCCACACAAATGGCCAAAAAACTACATACAGACACAATCGACACAAAAACCAAGACCACTTCAGCCAGTAAACCTCCGGTTACAACGCCCAAGGCTTCAACACAAAGAAAGTTATCGGGCCATTGGATTGATTTCGAAAATATACCCGAGAAAAGAAAACCTCCAAAGAAAATAACCACCTTACCACGGGACAGCATTAGCAGCTCCACCCAACATGCCCATGCACGTTCCTCCCAAGGCAAGACTTTGCCCACGGCCAACTGTACACGGTCACATGGCGCCACATTCACACAACACAAGCACTCACATCAGCAACAGCCGGATGTTACTGCTTCCACAATGTCGTCAGCAGATGGCTGTATGCCACACTATAACTATGTGAAACCGGAAGACTGTCAGTGTGAGTGTCATGAATCCAAAACCAAAGAAGCTCAATCAACATCTACAACAGAAACCTCCACAACTACAACGGCGGCCATAACACCAAACACAATcaacaataatattaataataataaagcacAAGGTGTGGACCTGTTGCCCAAAGGCGAGGACATGTTGCCGCTATTAAGTCAAGATTCTCATGAGGGCATAGAACCCAGGtaaaaaaggaaaagaaaaatacaattcATGTTATGAtattctaaactttatttttattttagtgattCTTCTCGGGAATATAGTTGTTATACGGATGATGAACTGGATTTGCCTACACGCAGCTCTAGTCGTTCCAAAAGTAGTTCTTCAAGAGTGAGTTTTGTGGCGGCTTTAATAtgtgaattttttgttaattttgttttttattttccagcTGGATGAGTTCCCGCGTCGTGATGCTGCTCATAGTCCACGTAATAAGAAATTTCCCGATAAATAgaagtaagttttttttttaaaaaaatatgtttttaaagcaAATGTTCCCAATTGTAATGGTATAggaatttaaactaaattgttagatgttttccaaaattaaatttaaattgttaaggGTTTTTTCCAATCAATATTAGATAAATTGTTAGTTAATTATAAATTagttgaatttattaaaatgggtttcaaaaaagttttcttctGTATAATTTATCTACTTCTTTTGTTGGGTAAAACGAATTAGTTTAATGTTCTTGCAATATAGGAGTTTTGTTTAAACTCTTTCTCAAAAGTATTGAatgtttataacaatttttcttctattgtttatttatacttcagttttaataaatttaaagtaattcTGATAGGtattaaaccatttttttataaaaatggctTCATTTATTTGCATACACAAACATCGCTAAGATGAGACACTGTTTTAGCAATAACTGTAAATGTGGCCACACTACTTGGGTTATTCATTGGCAGGGATGGAAAAGTTGGTactatagtacttttttttaaaaccctgttttaaaagtgtaaacaaTAGTCGGAATTTTGCAGTAGcgatttttttctgaaaatttatatACTGTTAGGTTTTTATgggtattttattaaaaaaacttttaactgattaaataattacaaacaaGAATTTATTTACTCTTATATTAcaagaaaattatgtatttaaaataagattattttttttttgttaaaacaactAAACTGCCAGGCATTtggtacatacaacaacaacactaacTACTATATTATATaactaaaatacatttaaaacatattaCAAAACATTATAcgttataaacaataaataaattttcttacaaaatacAACAACTATAGCAATACTTAATACTaattacatacaaaaaaacataCTTACAATACATATAcgattgtttaaatattaattgtttaataatattatttgatcatatacaaataatgaatacaaccaaaaaaaaaatccatattgAAAAAACTCTTagatgtttaaacaaaaataaacttttaaaacaataataaacaatttttttataagtgTGTTTAACTCAAAcccattttctttaaaatcaatctgaaagaaatttaatatttaaagaaaaaactattaaataaatgcTCATTTAATAAATGCCTAGATAgaatttaatgtatttaacaAAGAAAAAACAGAACCTTAAACAAATGCAGCCGTCAATCATAGAACAAAAGGTCATAGTGAATTTAAAGTAGaagcattttctttaaattgagttaaaaaattggatttttttttatattttaaagctaCGCCAGATTGTTTTCAAATTGcagaaaattgtgttaaaccaagtttaaactGAAgtttaattttgacaatttcctgaaattaataataattaattaatatttttttttaaaaacaaggcTGTTCcaaaatcttatatatccttttccaaattgtactttaaaataaaaattttaaatatttttaggtaaacaaaattgaaaaaaaaatattaaattttttttcaaaatttttttttaaaaatatttaaaaaaaaattttaacgaaaatttaaatacaaaattttaagattttttcaggatcttaaaaaatatttggtgtagctcatttattttttattaataagaaattttataaaaaaaactcaaacctaATTTCTCtcttaaaaactcaaaattggCAAGTGAATTGACTAATTAagcattaaacattaaaaaaacataaaatatttgtagattgtttaaaagtataagaaaaaaataaaaacaattttttataagtttcaaaaaccaaaaaaggttagaaatttttctaaactctttttgtttttttaaaggtaAACTTAATTATAGATTACCTTATAATTTAGTTAAAACCATTTTCTtcccattttaataatatttaaagattttttacatacttacttaataataaaaaaaagtaataaaacctAAGATGCCTCTTGTTTAGAAAAATATCTttatatacattaaaaaaacaaaaattaactacatacatatatatttaaaacaaaatccatctatatataatttttgttaattatttcttATACAGCTTTAGcttaattatttttcagtttttagttttcaatacaaaccatttattgttattaaacttaaatttaaacaaacatttatatattaaatcatatatttaatatttacatttaaaaacccacaaaataatataaaaaaataataatgaattgtgttgttaaatattgcatttaaatcttaaataaaaacaaaagaaaaatatttcaaaataaaacttttactttaaacacaaacaatattaaagaaacataaatttaaaaaaaaaattgttaaacattttatgacttaattaacgaaaataaacgtcaaaatgcataatttcatatttaaaaccacaaacaataaaaacataatgaaaatatttattaattataataataatattcgtGAAAAtctcaacaaacaaaaaaaaaacaacataaattcaaaaaaaaacgaaaaccaAGCATTATGAATTTCATGCACACACTTTCATTATAATGGAAtttattatgtatatttaaacaaatgatatttaaaaaaaaacaaaggaaaTAATTCCCCCTCCCCcccaaataaaaaatcaataaaaagtttcattgaaaataaaattttaacaaaagtgtcattattttaacagtttcaagataaaaaataaaactcataaccttaaaaaagaagttacttaaataaaaataaccagTGGTAACCTTAAAACTTGAATGACATACAACAAAGCTGCTGTAAATTTTTCAACGGCGTTGGGTAAGTATAAACGACTGCCAATGTATAAATAGTGAAGAGTAAATACATAGCAGTTCCTTGTAACTGTCACTGAGTTCAATAAAATCTAAACttgtcaatttatttatttcacaattacaatttaatttttaatgaattgcATACAAAATGTTGGCAACATTGGTCTCTATTTACACATTTCCACTCTTTATTTAAATCTCTCTCATTACTAAATTGTCACTCAATTGcaactgttttatttttctccttCATTTTACCAACTCGTTGTAGGAGTTGCCAGAGTTTTAGGTAGAATATCTATGttgggaaaaaaatttgctggttttttaaaattcttaaaaattgtacatatttaagtgattaaaatgtatataattgtGAATTAATAAAGTAATGACAAGTTATTTAATCCAAAAATAATATCTACTATAGAATCTAAAgaactttaattttgtttaaaaataattaaacataagGGGCAGGAAATGAGTCAATGAAACCGGTAGTTggattaaaaatttatcagggtgctatctattttgtttttagtttttatttatatttgaatgatttaaatagcaataatttgaaagtaacaaaataatcaattgttatttacaccaaaaattaacatAGAATCATAAAGTGTTTCGTTTTGCTTAGAAATAATTGCAAATTAGAGCAGATATGTCTGAGATATCGGTAGACACTTCTAGAATTTGTGTTGGTTTAAAACAATTATCAGGATGCTTGCTTCTGTAGGCTAGTTATTAGTGAGCCAGAGTCTGCCTCAGTTACTCTGtggattattttaatatttttagaatcGTCTTCACTTAAAATTTGATCCTAAGAGTAACTAGCCCATTTTTATAGACTATTTTTTCAAATGATTCTAAGA belongs to Calliphora vicina chromosome 4, idCalVici1.1, whole genome shotgun sequence and includes:
- the LOC135958182 gene encoding proteoglycan 4; protein product: MGDGVIAETKYDTNMSSRNISNTTGTVKRAPPLKATATTHSSTLVSSCSSSTGGIGVADMSTTFKGASTLCTPSTPRIELSRASSSSHHEEDSRDSSPENVFEQVGTGTLQETLDMGFREEGALELRSSTEELYFMDPAQKKEEEAKMQQQQQQQTKRASPHMFKMEDHQSYLQQHQRKDSASSEVAALLCISGRTSRISSVGSQGSAVSRLSAVSGVSRSPSPHRMLLETSFCGPKPVEGIGDGSVGTVVEAPTTAALLEQVLLARTRDPTQAILAEGIKLESSPKKKPPTSLTNGDAKLTAKIKAQNRPDTGAIQKSTMGAQRKSTKSPGQMIVGKTPSGTEYIRINLKPDFMYDDKGIASNEKVVEASNSLQPVYGARTQTKPASLTLTQKTKGENLLTPTASPKPTRKGEGSRSPSPATVSVSRKSSFSSLFRFGGGKDSPDSPRDRSRPRSKSKERGQTPQSQNATPNKQKSVLAIFKPGKRGSSAGAEGSKTSKSSSPTDAHEMQQLQSRSKSHTPVVTATGSRPNSRLKYYEDPVEGYIHIPLHTPPEEKETRKLLQSIQQLNAEPVRPQATAITMSDLESAVKKLKPVAARKNSGSETSSVVITQKAQPFPLKRIENLDAIHSLPQEDTKERTWSLEVNRHSSQDSQETVGSGESYVSAIKVSTQRSHLAEVKEHVVNENGIEAEAEIHRLPSQESTTSAAEVRVVETKATINSSAVADDTAAKERRRLMFATRVGSGSQEQIFATQFSISKTESISSHMSEQTQDTLSESTTENLRRQNTVIKKSPEDVVEPAVLERKDSFKKQPQAIAQIEEQREIFHKSETKESLRREETMERQITVRKKSVSTSEDEKVKPLATSQPPVVMRRKPSGGTGIAIAAEEKHRYQSRSTSEDDIEVATANHRHSRYLENFDVRKKYHENIPGVARKPRKQSGAADVNPPESKLHAQDQTNKEQYQRKGKPQLPQPPPPSTEPSPLHTPSPSVVEAASSPTSSQHRSEPRSHSQSPVDKARQTPPKPPRTSTPTRRSQTESPTNKPNTTVTQHTTRKHHTHIDRSSVFSTDEPVESSESERDSDMTALESKRRHLALNVGCIEDHESTGLVSQESFDDELPYIPTTLPEEKAQGIAIIPMKERINMEVKTCPLDRPRSTTPLNPSHLEEYIGGGIGVNTPDSPFEFAGSVPVRGEKLRISLPRKDSKKDVQSSKSPRRVSNASGKSWFEFAEEGLRATAHLERKDSNKQLMQQQKPPPPPPPTQMAKKLHTDTIDTKTKTTSASKPPVTTPKASTQRKLSGHWIDFENIPEKRKPPKKITTLPRDSISSSTQHAHARSSQGKTLPTANCTRSHGATFTQHKHSHQQQPDVTASTMSSADGCMPHYNYVKPEDCQCECHESKTKEAQSTSTTETSTTTTAAITPNTINNNINNNKAQGVDLLPKGEDMLPLLSQDSHEGIEPSDSSREYSCYTDDELDLPTRSSSRSKSSSSRLDEFPRRDAAHSPRNKKFPDK